One window from the genome of Pseudobdellovibrionaceae bacterium encodes:
- a CDS encoding sulfite exporter TauE/SafE family protein has translation MLIYALLFLLALSTSVVSAVVGMAGGIILLSVLSVFFPFSFVIPVHGLVQLVSNLSRAVLLRAHIHKKIFIYFLIGVPMGTLLAVFALKSFAVGKLPLYLIVLLVLYTVFKPKSLPSIRLQYWQYAPLGFVAGFLGMFIGATGPLLGVFFLREDLNKKEIIATQASAQIVNHFLKIPAFLFLGFDFIKNIDLISVMVIGAIVGTELGVKILDRLSERYFVVLYKVVLLCVAIYLVIKNGLL, from the coding sequence ATGTTGATTTATGCCCTGCTCTTTTTACTGGCCCTTTCTACATCGGTGGTGTCGGCTGTAGTGGGAATGGCGGGTGGGATCATCTTGCTTTCTGTCTTAAGCGTATTTTTTCCTTTCTCTTTTGTAATCCCCGTGCATGGTCTTGTTCAGCTCGTTAGCAATTTAAGCCGAGCCGTTCTATTGCGGGCTCACATTCATAAGAAGATTTTTATATACTTTCTTATAGGTGTACCTATGGGAACACTTTTGGCTGTTTTCGCACTGAAAAGCTTTGCCGTTGGAAAGTTGCCCCTCTATTTGATTGTGCTTCTGGTGCTTTACACAGTTTTTAAGCCTAAATCCCTACCATCTATTCGGCTTCAGTATTGGCAGTATGCACCCTTAGGTTTTGTGGCAGGTTTTTTAGGAATGTTTATTGGGGCCACGGGCCCCTTACTTGGGGTCTTCTTTTTGCGTGAGGATTTAAACAAGAAAGAGATCATTGCGACTCAAGCCTCAGCCCAAATTGTGAATCATTTTTTAAAAATCCCAGCCTTTCTTTTTTTGGGTTTCGACTTCATTAAAAACATCGACCTGATCTCGGTGATGGTCATAGGGGCTATTGTGGGAACAGAATTAGGGGTTAAAATTTTGGACCGTTTAAGTGAGCGCTACTTTGTGGTTTTATATAAAGTAGTGTTGTTATGTGTGGCGATTTATTTGGTGATAAAAAACGGACTTTTGTGA
- a CDS encoding adenosylcobalamin-dependent ribonucleoside-diphosphate reductase, whose product MEIEAVNRNARTEKATTKPVAKNAKTIQKRNTQFTDSFSEEIFNLTYRFGNENDVNERHLNVAKDLASVERPELQEYWTEKFLDLLEDFKFVPGGRITSNAGTGLKGTTYINCFVSGFRGEDQDSMVSIMDELRRQALILKSEGGYGFCADVMRPRGAYVEGIGGDSPGAVKLLEMWDTQSAVITAGSGLKKKNNKGKKKIRKGAQMVTMSVYHPDIEEYITAKQTPGRLTKFNMSLLVSDDFMKAVENNEPWNLEFPNYETAAEEYKKYWNGNLKEWKSKGFPTVVYKTFANANELWELIMKSTYNRNEPGILFIDTINRLNNLYYTEYINATNPCGEQVLPVGGCCLLGSINLTQFVDVKKQNWDYDKLKEIIPIAVRFMDNVNDKTQVPLPEQEDNLQQKRRIGLGVLGYGSALMMLKVRYGSDKAIELTEALGEFMMNEAYKSSALIAQEKGAFPLFDKEKYLGGEFVKKLKPETKKLIEKHGTRNSHLLSIQPTGNSSVFANNVSGGLEPLFLASYTRTSMQPFTPEGMGVPKNINWEAKTYDVAGPKTEWKWAKEGDESILVTEFNGEVWKYDNSRGLLKESRIRDYAVRFHEENSTWEDNADWAATSFNLNIDDHIKTMGVFSKYIDSAMSKTVNIPADYPYEDFKRLYYEVYKTGTIKGCTSYREGTMTAVLSSTSTAAGANEIVKGVPRTKATPRPDILDCDIHQITSAGEKWVVIVGLLDNDPYEVFAMKQSRLHLPKHLTHGKLIKEKSGLYVLETKDGWVLRDIRNFFESDEQEALTRMISTALRHGADIEFIVSQLIKSEGNITSFSKAIARTLKKYITEITTMKCTACESQNIKLQEGCFVCMDCGSSKCE is encoded by the coding sequence TTGGAAATAGAGGCAGTAAACCGCAACGCAAGAACTGAAAAGGCCACCACAAAACCAGTGGCTAAAAACGCAAAAACAATTCAAAAGAGAAACACTCAGTTTACGGATAGCTTTTCGGAAGAGATCTTCAATCTGACTTATAGATTTGGAAACGAAAATGATGTGAACGAACGTCATTTAAACGTGGCCAAAGACTTAGCCTCTGTGGAACGTCCTGAGCTGCAAGAGTATTGGACTGAGAAATTTTTAGACCTTTTAGAAGACTTTAAATTCGTCCCAGGGGGAAGAATCACGTCTAACGCAGGAACAGGCTTAAAGGGTACAACCTATATCAACTGCTTTGTCAGTGGCTTTAGAGGCGAAGACCAAGACTCTATGGTGAGCATCATGGATGAGTTACGTCGTCAGGCTCTTATCTTAAAATCTGAAGGCGGATATGGGTTTTGTGCGGATGTGATGCGCCCTCGTGGAGCTTACGTAGAAGGCATTGGAGGGGACTCTCCAGGTGCTGTGAAATTATTAGAGATGTGGGACACGCAAAGTGCCGTGATCACTGCTGGCAGTGGTTTAAAGAAAAAGAATAATAAGGGTAAGAAAAAAATCAGAAAAGGGGCCCAAATGGTCACCATGTCTGTTTACCACCCTGATATTGAAGAGTACATCACGGCAAAACAAACTCCAGGACGCTTAACTAAATTCAATATGTCTCTCCTTGTTTCAGATGATTTTATGAAGGCCGTTGAAAACAATGAGCCATGGAATTTGGAATTTCCAAATTATGAGACTGCGGCTGAAGAGTATAAAAAATATTGGAATGGCAATTTAAAAGAGTGGAAGTCTAAAGGCTTTCCTACTGTAGTTTATAAGACTTTTGCCAATGCGAACGAATTGTGGGAGCTCATTATGAAGTCCACATACAATCGCAATGAACCAGGTATTTTATTTATTGATACCATCAACCGTTTGAATAACCTTTATTACACCGAGTACATCAACGCCACTAACCCTTGTGGAGAGCAAGTTTTACCTGTGGGTGGATGTTGCTTATTGGGTTCGATCAACTTAACTCAATTTGTAGATGTGAAAAAACAGAACTGGGACTATGACAAACTTAAAGAGATCATTCCTATTGCGGTTCGTTTTATGGACAACGTGAACGATAAAACTCAAGTTCCACTTCCAGAACAGGAAGACAATCTACAACAAAAGCGTCGTATTGGTTTAGGGGTTTTGGGTTACGGCTCAGCGTTGATGATGCTTAAAGTGCGTTATGGTTCAGATAAAGCCATTGAACTTACAGAAGCTCTTGGTGAATTTATGATGAACGAGGCTTATAAATCTTCGGCCTTGATTGCCCAAGAAAAAGGAGCCTTTCCATTATTTGATAAAGAAAAATATCTTGGTGGTGAATTTGTAAAGAAACTTAAACCCGAAACCAAAAAGCTTATTGAAAAGCACGGGACAAGAAATAGTCATCTTTTATCTATTCAACCTACGGGCAACAGTTCAGTCTTTGCCAATAACGTGTCTGGCGGATTGGAGCCGTTATTCCTAGCGTCTTATACGCGCACATCCATGCAACCTTTTACACCAGAAGGAATGGGCGTTCCTAAAAACATCAACTGGGAAGCCAAAACCTACGATGTTGCTGGTCCTAAAACTGAATGGAAATGGGCTAAAGAAGGGGATGAAAGTATCCTAGTGACTGAGTTTAATGGTGAAGTGTGGAAGTACGATAACTCTCGCGGGCTTTTAAAAGAGTCTCGTATTCGAGATTACGCGGTACGCTTTCACGAAGAGAACTCCACTTGGGAAGACAATGCGGACTGGGCCGCGACGTCTTTTAATTTAAATATTGATGACCATATCAAAACTATGGGTGTCTTTTCTAAATACATAGATTCGGCTATGTCAAAAACAGTAAATATTCCTGCTGACTACCCTTACGAAGACTTTAAACGTCTTTACTATGAGGTGTATAAGACAGGAACTATTAAGGGCTGTACATCTTATCGTGAAGGCACAATGACTGCGGTCTTATCCTCTACAAGTACAGCTGCAGGAGCTAACGAGATCGTTAAAGGTGTGCCAAGAACTAAGGCCACTCCAAGACCAGACATTTTAGACTGCGATATTCACCAGATCACCAGCGCAGGCGAAAAGTGGGTGGTGATTGTAGGGCTATTGGACAATGACCCGTATGAGGTTTTTGCCATGAAACAAAGTCGCTTGCATTTGCCTAAGCATTTGACTCATGGAAAATTGATCAAAGAAAAATCGGGTCTTTATGTTTTGGAAACCAAAGATGGTTGGGTTCTTCGTGATATCAGAAACTTTTTTGAATCTGATGAGCAAGAAGCACTCACGCGTATGATTTCCACAGCACTTAGACATGGGGCTGATATTGAATTTATCGTATCGCAACTGATCAAGAGTGAAGGGAACATCACTTCTTTCTCTAAAGCGATTGCGCGTACGTTAAAGAAATACATCACTGAAATCACAACTATGAAGTGTACGGCTTGTGAAAGCCAAAACATCAAGCTGCAAGAAGGGTGTTTTGTGTGCATGGATTGTGGCAGCAGCAAGTGCGAATAG
- a CDS encoding helix-turn-helix domain-containing protein yields the protein MGFPDKKQIKNALKKIKKIEGTQGPPEHPTPLERFRYDLQQEFVRYKLKTKISQKDMALLLGVDEGKVSKILHNHLNGFSTDRLISLLEKISPNIKLKVS from the coding sequence ATGGGTTTTCCAGATAAAAAACAAATTAAAAATGCTCTCAAAAAGATCAAAAAAATAGAGGGAACACAAGGGCCCCCAGAGCACCCAACTCCCTTAGAAAGGTTTCGTTACGACCTACAACAAGAGTTTGTAAGATACAAACTTAAAACTAAAATCTCTCAAAAGGACATGGCCCTACTACTTGGCGTCGATGAAGGAAAGGTTAGCAAAATTTTACATAATCATTTAAATGGTTTTTCTACAGACCGCTTGATCAGCCTTTTAGAAAAAATTAGTCCCAATATCAAGCTTAAAGTCAGCTAA